The following proteins are encoded in a genomic region of Streptomyces lunaelactis:
- a CDS encoding cytidine deaminase — translation MTQSTGLGPEDRKIITLARSARARNGVAEGAAVRDETGRTYVAGTVELDSLKLSALQTAVAMAVASGAQSLEAAAVVSDADAASDADRAAVRDLGGPATPVLLAGPDGTLKASVTAG, via the coding sequence ATGACCCAGAGCACCGGTCTCGGCCCCGAGGACCGCAAGATCATCACGCTGGCGCGCAGCGCCCGGGCCCGCAACGGTGTGGCCGAGGGCGCGGCGGTACGGGACGAGACCGGGCGTACGTACGTCGCCGGGACCGTTGAGCTGGACTCGCTGAAGCTCAGCGCGCTGCAGACCGCGGTGGCGATGGCGGTGGCGAGCGGCGCGCAGTCCCTGGAGGCCGCGGCCGTCGTCTCCGACGCCGATGCCGCCTCCGACGCGGACCGTGCGGCGGTACGTGACCTGGGCGGGCCCGCGACCCCGGTGCTGCTGGCCGGTCCCGACGGCACGCTCAAGGCTTCGGTGACGGCGGGCTGA